The Betta splendens chromosome 2, fBetSpl5.4, whole genome shotgun sequence nucleotide sequence CAAGTAATCAGGAGTTTTATTGGAAATGATCAGAAATGTTATCAAGATATTTCTACAAAAAGCTGATTTGAACATTGGTTTAATTTAGCTGCATTATTAAAGCTGTAAAAATTCTGTCTTTTGTCAACTTTGTTTCCACAGCTGTACGACAATGTGCCTTACAACAAATACCTCTCAGGGGATCACTACAAGCCTGTACACCAGAGTGCAGGCCCTCCTCAGGGTCGGCCATCGATGGGCTACTCCGCCCACCCCCAGAGTCAATACCACCCAGCGCCGCCCTACCCCAGTGATCACCAGGCTCCTCAGTACTCCCATCAGCAAGACTATTACTCCTCCTCCCCAACCCCTAAACCGTACCCTCAGCCCGTGCCCGCCTCTTACACCACTGCCTCAACGCCTACGGGGCCCAGGTTCAGTGTCCAGGTCAAGACGGCACAGCCAGTCACCTACTCTCAAACAGGGAGGCAGGCTGAGCAGGCCTAcacgcctccccctcctcggcAGCATGTGTCCCGTCCCCCACCTCAGACTCAGACAGGTCCACAGGTGTGGTACCCTCCACATCCCAGTTCACAGGCTCAGGAGATGCACTCTGGGGCCGGGTACAAAGGGAGTCCCTCAGGGTCCGGGGGAAGGGTCAGCCAGGTTCCAGTGTCTCGGAGAGGAATGGAAAATAATCAAGCGGGACTAGGATCTGCACAGAGCCCTGTCTATCAGCCCAGCAAGGTAGAGGACTCATCTATGTCTAGTCTGTTTAAACACAAGCTTTCAAATGAAGTTAAAAAACTGTAAATGCAGATCATGATTACTTTTGGCAGAAATAATGAATTAGAATTCTGAATTAAATGTTTGTTGAACTTCAACATATAAAGTTAAGTGAAGTGTGTGAATCGTGCTTTCTTTCAGCAGGGGGCGGCATCAACGaggcctgaggaggagctggatcGACTCACTAAGAAGTTGGTATATGACATGAACCATCCTCCAACAGAAGACTACTTTGGTAATAACTGTATTGATGAATGATTAATTAAACCTACCCGGAGCTCGTCTGCGGTAGCAACATGTTTGTGTCAATCGTTGGCTTCCAGGCCGCTGTGCCCGCTGTGGGGACAACGTGGTTGGTGACGGGAGTGGCTGTATCGCCATGGAGCAGGTGTTTCACGTGGAGTGTTTCACATGCATCACCTGTCACGCCCGCCTCCGAGGGCAACCGTTCTACGCGCTGGACAAGAAGAGTTACTGTGAGAGCTGTTACATTGTAGGTACACTTCTATATTGTCACCTTTTGGTCGTTACGCTGTGCTGCCTGGATCTAtactcccctccctctcctcatcagAGTACACTAGAGCGCTGTTCAAAGTGTTGCAAACCCATCCTGGACCGTATCCTGCGGGCGATGGGAAAGGCGTACCACCCCCGCTGTTTCACATGCGTGGTCTGTAACTGCTGCTTGGACGGGGTGCCCTTCACTGTGGACGCCACCTCTCAGATACACTGCATAGACGACTTCCACAGGTGAGAGACGTTCAGCTGTTTGAAGTACAGCACAAGGTGAAGCGACGTGCCTGGTggctgactggactggactgtttGCTTTGACAGGAAGTATGCGCCTCGCTGCTCCGTGTGCGGTGAGCCCATCATGCCAGAACCAGGCCAGGAGGAGACGGTGAGGATAGTAGCTCTGGACCGCAGCTTCCATGTTCATTGTTACGTCTGTGAGGTGAGTCAGCGTCTTAGTTCTTGACAGGAACTGATCTTGTAAAATGAAACTTGGCTGTAATCACCAGTCTGAAGCAAATTTTAGGTTGGTTGTAGCTTGgttacattaaattaatttgTGCTTCATCAGGAATGTGGACTGCTGCTGTCGTCTGAAGGGGAGGGTCGAGGCTGCTACCCACTGGACGGACATATCTTGTGCAAGAGCTGCAGCGCACGCAGAATACAGGACCTCTCAGCAAAAATCTCCACCGACTGCTAACAAACGTCCTTCTCGTCCCCTCGGCCTCAGCCAGCTCGCTCGCTCTGTTGGCGTTCGTGATATTAAAATGACAGATGGCTCTATAGTTCCCTCTGTTGGTCTGAGGTACACATTTGAATTTTTCCTGCTTTACTGTTTCTGATCAAAATGAAAGGCGTGTAATGGGGGTTCTAACTTGCGGGGTTTcttttattcaattcaattgttGTTATTTCTGTGTTTTGCACTCAAATGTCTGGTGTTCACATCGTTTAGGTTAATATGACTGACAGTGGCCTGACCTGCAGGCAGCTTAGGATCCACGTATTCACAATGGTACTGCTCAAGAGTTCACCAGCACATTCACACTCAGACTATCACTGTCAAGGACAATGGAAAATCTAAATGGACTTTACAAAAACGTGTCGTATCATGGGACCTAAACCGTTGTTAAACGCCAGACGTCAGAACTGCCTCAACACAAGCACATGAAAGCACACgaagcaacagcagctgtgACTGTACAGGCCAGacagcatgtagcctgtagtgCAGTGAATCTTTGCAGCGCAGTAGCCTCACAGAATGAGAAATATAGACGTAAGGATTGTGTAGTTCACTTTACAgcccatgtttttttttgtcttttttcgcTTTTCCGAAACACTTACATCAGTGTTAGTTAATAACAGGATTTTTGCCATTTTTAATCATCCAGAgtgttgtttttggttttttaaTGTCTACAAAATGGTCTtattttgattttctttgttgtttggtTGATACTTGATTGTTACATTGAAGCTGATGGTGCAATGAAGTCAAACAGTTTCTCCTGTCTAAAGGAAAACAGGGTGTTGGTCACTTGAAAACATCCTGCTGTGTAAAGGATCCTCGTCTCAAGAGCCTGAATGCTCTGTTTTAAGGGTCAGTGGTCACATGTTGATCACTGCATTAGAAATGTTTAATTCACACCCATATTGGATCCCAGCTTttcatgtgatgttttttttctctttattttaACATGTTGCACTCATGGGCCAAGAGACATTGGCGCTACAGTATTCACGCTAGTTGTTTAACCTCCATCTTATCATCCTGACTTTGTACATGTGTAACATTTGGAAGCCTTACCTCTAATGTCATTCAGTATCATTATAAATCCGTtttgtgcttgttttgtttgtaaattctgcttttgttgtGACAGATCTAGATCATGCAACGAGATCATAAAATCTCAATACATTTATTGTATTAGTGTCAATCAGCCTTTTACCATCAAGGTCGGCCAACCTTAATGTTCAGAGGCGTCATTTCTAATATCCTGTATAATGCCACATTTGTTTTCATCCTCTTTTCTTACCATGTACTCAGTTTGAAATGCTGTGAAGTGGAGTTTGTAGATATGAGTCTGGTACTGCAGCAGCACTAAGAGGAGGGATGGCAGTAGACGTGGCAGGTAGTTATTTATAGTAGgagaatgtactgtacaaagcCATGAGTGCATTTTCTCTTGCTGCAGCTTGTAGTAacaattgtttattaaaatgacaataaGCTCCTCACGTTTCTCATTATTTATAGCAACGTGTCACATTCATGCTGTTAAAGTTTGATAAATAAAGCTAATAGTTAGATGAATTGGAACCAAACAAAGTGAGGCTAAAGTTCGGTTTTTACAACTGTGCCACAATCCTGCTTCTTTGTCCCACTGCTGATTATTTGGATGAGGTGTTGAAGCTGGGAAGAGGTCCAGCATTAACCACCTTGTTCAGGATTCCTTTCAGAAACGAAAGCAAACACGTCAAACGTCACCATGGTTTGACTGATGTAACTGCACCTACAGcaagcaacacacaaacatggagtCACTTTGAAAGCTAAAATGTCTTCTCTGATTTCTTCATAAATGAAATCAAGAGATGTTGACTCTCACAGGGCAACGCAGATGTAACAAAAGATGTGTTGCATAATAGGAAACATAGGATTCAAGGGTTTTAGTCCAAACTCTTCAGATCAAGTTTAGAAGCCCAACCTCTTATAGAGTGCTCTAGTGAAGAATATAATATTACCAAAGACACAAAGAGCACACAGTCAcattcctgtgttttatttgtcatGCTGCATTCATCCACTTCAGAAACATGGATTCACTGACCCCAGAGTGAACCACCAAACGACTGCAGCTCTGCTAGCACGCCGTGAAGGTCTTCCAGAAGAAGTTGCGGCAGCCTGCCTTGCGCTCTCTCTGGGAGAAAGAAAGGTGTCGCCGCAtcacctcctccttttcctccagctctggGAGCGTCCGGTCTCCTCTCGCTGCCACCAGCTCAGACACAAAGCTGTCGAGGAGCAAGTTAGCGAGATCCTGAAGGACAAAAAAGGAACCCTGACGCCAGCTCCAAGCTCAAGCTTGTTGCTGAGCAGACTGTGTCGCGTGTGAGTGACTGACCTTGTTCCTCGCCTCGTCTGCTCCCAGTGCCTGTGGCCACAggtctgtgtgtggagctgagctCACCTGCCCCAGCAGCGCCCAGCaaaacagaggcagcagcagccgcacctGAGACGGCAGCATCTTCACAAGAGCCCGCACCTGGAGCCACTGATGAAAAGCCCCCTGGAAGCCCCCCGTCAGATACTGTGCTTCTGTTGGCGTCGGATGTGTTGGTGATAAGCAGGCgccttcgtcttcctcctcatcctcatccaacaaggtggaggaggaggcaagcGGTCAAGGTTGCGTCACTGGACGGGCGACGATAAGGTCAACGCTAACGCTGAAGACAGGATCCCAGTGTTGACCACTAACCAGGCTCAGGTTCATTTATATGTGAActataaaaaaacatcaattgAGTCAATGAGACATTGTTGTTTACACCAGGTTCATTCCTGCCCTGTAATCAGCGTGGTTGTTAATGACACAATGTGACTCAAATGTTAATGAGGCTGAGTGGAGAGTGACACAAGAAATCTGAATGTCAGACTGCAAACGAGACCAGCTGTGACTGTTTAAGGCTTAGTTCaagtgtctgtctttctgtctatGGATCTATTGAATTGtacagtttaaataaaaaccaaTAATGATAAGTGCTAAAGTACTTAAGCAGTAATTACCACGGTGTTAATTTCACATCCCATCTTTTGAAAAGCTTGTGACCTTTTCCGCTGCTCTTTCTCCACAGGACTCTGCACTGACTTGGTAACGTTGACTTAGTAACATTTTCtgaggacaggaggagctgcaggatccCAACATGATCGCAGCAGTTTGTCAGGATTAATTaaccgcctcctcctgtgcTTAATTAGGCTGCAGTTCCTCCTGGAATCTCAAGATGATGACTCAAACACAGATTCTGCAGGTGCTCCTCCGAGTCGGAGGCGACCCTGCAAACGCGGAGGAGATGAATGACTTGCATCAGACTTCAGGTGTGTTTCAAAACTGGCGACGTTTCACACTGAAGCGCCAAAGCGCGTGTTCAATGCCGTTCCGTGCTTCCGTGCTAACACAAATTATGTCTGGTGAGTTTGTAGCGCTTCTCAAGCTTTTTATTCCCCATCGCACCATCACCAGTCAGTTTGGTTTCACGGGTTGGATCGAAAATGTGTGCAGCTTCTTACACTGTAGGCAATgtgatatttaaaatattttcatgATTACAACTTGGCAAATTATATCATCTAATCAAAAATATTCATTACAATTTGTTCTAAATGGGGCAAGTGGTGATTTAAATGAAGATGACCTAATTAAGTTCTTTTTATTGCTGAAGGATTTCTTTCTACCTCTAAGGTGCAGTATGTGTCCAAGCGTCCTTCAGGCTACATTTTGATGTATTAACTATATACTAAAATGTAACTTTGGCACGTCACATTCAAACTTCTAATTCACGTTCTACTGAGCCACAGCTTCCCTTTAACTCGACATCGCCTCattgctctgctgctgttgtgaagATGTTTGCTGACTTTgcagggttttgtttcttcagtGGAAGTGTGTGTTGTGGATGCAGAGTCACTTGAAGTACTTCCCAGTACTTCCAACATCTATCTGCTtattacacacatgcaccaccACAGCCCTCACACCCGCAGCATGTCTCCATCAGTGTGTTTGCCATGAGGGAAGGTGGTGGCACTAGTCGACACCACCTACACCAACCCGCCTGTCAGTTCCAACGGAACCACGCTGTTGGCTTCCAGCTGCGTTACCATGGAGACGGACAGTGTTCAGCCCTCAACTCCTGTGGGACACTTAATTATGAAATCCACACACGAACCTGCCTCTTATCTCCTTATTCTTTACTTAAGACTAGGGGAAACCCCCTGATTTATGAAAGTGTCTGTCATTAGATTAGTCATGAGATTATCTAAATAATGTACATGTTCATTTCAATAATCTTTTCTCTTGGAAAAACACAAGCCTTAAAATACTTGAAATTGTTAGTATTTGCTTTCATCTGCAAACTTTCCTGCTCCTGTCAAgaaaaatgaaagcagacatTACCTGATTTGACCAATCTTTAATTCATTACCAACTTTTCTGTGGTAGTCTTCATTAAGGTGTATGTTGCAGGGTTCACGTAGTTTCAGCCAAATGCTAAAGCACGACTGGGTGAACGCATCGAAGCAGCTGAACCAGTGGAACACAGACCTTCATTGGCGCGTGCTGAATGCACGATGCAGCCAACGCCGTCGGCGTCCGACTCAAACCTGTGCAACGAGAAGAGTCGTTGGAGGCCTCGCAGAGGGTACGAGCACTGCACCGTCACACTGCAGGACAAGCACAGTGGTTTAAGGAGAGAGCTGAAGGACGGAACGGAGCTGCAGGCTGAAGGGCTGCACCTGTCAGCGTCGCTGCCCGACGAACTTGTCGCCGCGTGAAGGTTCTTGCTGAAGAAGATCTTGTTTTCGTAGGTTACGGAGTGTTTTCCAAGCTGAGGGGAACATTAACACTCAGGTGCAGGCACATTTACAATGAGTAAACGTCATTTCAAGCAGCAGCGGCACCTTGATAATGGAACCGCAGGTGTGGAGGGGAAAGGAGAACAGAACCCTGGTGTCGTCTGCTTCCTTGGGTCTACACCTTTTATTCCTGAGGCTGGTTCTGGTAGGGATCCCCGGGCTTGGGTCGCCCAGCGACAGGTCGGCCACCACGACCATCCTCCCATCAGTGGAACACACTGTGGACACGCTGTTTAGCATGtcagctacatacagtacaagtctTAACGTTTTCGCTGTCCTTACCTATTAGTTCAGTGGTTGTATTAAAAGGACACATCTTGACAGTTGACGTCTGGATCTCTAACGTTTCCTTATCTTGAACGAGGATCTTAAATATGCCAAGAAATCCCTTCAGAGTGACGTTCTATAAAACACAGGCAGCTCAGTTACTGATCGCAGTCATCTTCCAGTCCTTCCCCTCGACTTCACCTCACCTTGTACTTGTATCCGGGTGTGAACAGCGgcacatggagctgcagactctGGCTGTCGTTGCTCATGACGTATCCGTGCCGAGCTGCAAGGTCTGAGGTCAGCGGGTCAGAACCAATGCTGAACGCCCACAGGTAGTTAAAAGGCCGATGGTCCAGTGTGAAGCTGATCCCAGATTCAGAACAGAAGGCGTCaaacactggaggagctgtCAAATGGTTTGGTGGATTAAAACCGGCCAACCTAGATTGACAAGTGCTGTAGGACGTAAAATCAATGACTTACAGACATTTGTCAGTGCAATGAGTGATGTTACATGATAAAAACACTCATTTTCAGGTACAGTGGCCAGTATGAAATAGACGTCCAGTTTGTGCATCATCACTGAATCTTTATGAAACTGGAAGATGAAAAAAGGTCTAGTTGAGTCACATTGGGTGAAGCTCTGCCAAGGACATGAATCAGCTGCATCAGACCTTTACCTCATGTAAGACAACAGGGTCATCAAAAGCAACCTTCAGGGTGTAACCGTGGGTGGTGTTCGGATGAATACTTGGGATCATGGAAATGCTTGTGCTGGTGAGGGGCAGTGTAAATGTATGTCCATTAAAGCTGACGGCTACTAACTCAACATCCCTAGGAACGCCTCCGAGGTAGACGCTGAACATTCGCTCCTCAAGATCcgttccttaaaaaaaaaaaaagtcaatgcAGTCAGATTTTGACTGTCTCAACTTGGCAAAAGTTTTTTGTTCACATGTGAACTTACTGCGAATAGTGAACACAGAGCACAACACTAGAGGACTGGTAAGCGTTCTGTAGTATCGGAGCCTGGTCTCCACTTGATCCTCGTCCACCGCGATTTGCTCTAAGTAGAGATTAAATACGTAGAACTCGAAGAGGTCTCCAACCACAAAACTCTGCAGGAGAGCAGGTTTAGGGAAGTAAAACAATAAAGCGATTATGGAACTTGTTATAATCTGTGCTTCCAGACCTTTCTGTACCATCCTTCAGCAGTATAAAGAATGATGATCTGGATTGTGTTATCTGTAGTTTCCACAGTGTAGCCTCTTTCTTCTGCAACCCCCTCCTCCACAAGTTCACCGTTGACCCCAGCATTGATCTTTGTGCTGTGCAGATTCAACACCAGCGGATGCACAAACTCGGGAGCCTTCCACACCATGTAGCGCCTTTCATCAAAGGACCCTTCATCTGGAATAAAGGACAGATTCAGCAGTCGACTGACAAGTGAAAGCAGCTACATGTAGCTGGAGCAAAGTAAGGACTGCAGTACTGACGCATGGAGCAGGCAGCCACCATGTCGACCATGAGGACGACCCAGCGCTGTCTGGAGAACAGCGTTGCATGGACCATCTCTACTGGAACATCATTCATCTGAGGAGAGATTCAAAGCTACTGAATCTGGCTTGGGTTTAAACACCATGGACTGTGTGATAGACAGCACAGCACTACATTTTGCATCCTTTTACCACAGTGATGAAGGAATCAGGTTGTCTGTAAGGTGTACGAAAGACAAGGCGGCCCTCTGTCAGGTCAAACACATAGCCTCGCCTATGGGCTTCAGACAGGTTCATGGGCATCAACTTCTGCCCCACCGTCTGGAACACAACCTGCCAATCTGAAGCAGCTGAGGCATGCACCTAAGAGAAAGTGCAgtaaaatttaaacagaaactaAAAGTGCTAAATCCACACTTGAGTCAAGATCGTCATACAGTTTGCAGAGCGGCATCCCAGTCTCTGTTTGTTGTAGATGGACAGACAACGTCAGTCCTCACAGACACCTACAGATAAATCAGGATTAGACCGCGTCAGGACAAAGTAGAACTTTAAAATGGTAATTTAGCGTACCTCCATGTAGTCAACCTCACAAGTAACCTCTCTGGGAGACCAGGGGAGAGATGGGGAACAGGTCTTGTTAAGTGCATAGTGGACCTCCTTGCCTTCATACGTCAGAATCAAGTTGAAGTTAAATGTGAACACTTTGTCATCCTGGAAGACCCAGCAAAAAAAAGGTGATACACTATGAAGACACTAAGGTGTCCCATACTCACATACAGAcaaacatgtttattaatgATGGTGTCGGTCCTCACTGTGTTGCCAGTGTGACAGCTGAAGTAAGACGCTCGGAGCTCCAAGTGGCCCAGCAGAGCGACGACATCAACAGCGTAGCCACACCTGGCTGCGTACTGCCTAGTGATGGGGTACGCGCCTGTGCCATCTGGGAGACAAAGCCTCAGTATGCTCAAACTGCTCTCAGAGATATGTGGCAGGTTTTACAAATTTATTTATAGTTGGAGGACTCACCAACAGCTTCAAAGTGAGGTTCATTCCCGATGCAGGAGCCATCAACGGCTATCATGAAATAGCGATCACGACACTCCATTAGCACAGATCCTGTGAGAACAAGTGATCAGGTCAGAATAATTAATCAGGTGTTGATGAACATGGCCTGTGTCGGAGCAGTAGGTGTTACCCTCAGGAATGTGGTCACATTTGGTTCGTACTGACATGAACAGGGCGACGCTGTAAGACAAAAAGCACATGAACCACCGTCAGAAGCTAAGCAGCAGTTTGTACGTCTAACGTCGCCTCGGTCTCACCTAAAGCAAAACCTGAAAGCCATGGCCACCGATGTGCTGGTAGATGCCTAGCTGCTAGCGAGCTACAGCTGCTGACCAACTCAGGGAACCCACTGCTTGGTAAATCCTGGCCAACAGTGTCATCTCCTACACAGCTTTTCAAGGTCTGACCCTTGTCCAATCACAGACTCTCAGGAGTTAACAAAGACATGTGTagctcatcagcagcagccacgcGTCTCACCAATCAGCTGCATCTGATGAGGGACTTCCTGCCGCGGAGGGGAACTCATAAAAGCTGGTGAACGGGCAGCCCCACGTGGTGCAAGGACATACCGAGCAC carries:
- the trip6 gene encoding thyroid receptor-interacting protein 6 isoform X3, whose product is MSGPTWLPPRTLDSPERAVPQMSHSAGSAIYRAPNKKGASEFRPKYSPFDQNGGAGGMTNRYMATGATAGGPIHHSSSDHYYSPPHGPNEDRTWSPHMDSYELMHRGPEQPAGYHSKIDADIDSLTSMLADLDSHPQDSSTQLYDNVPYNKYLSGDHYKPVHQSAGPPQGRPSMGYSAHPQSQYHPAPPYPSDHQAPQYSHQQDYYSSSPTPKPYPQPVPASYTTASTPTGPRFSVQVKTAQPVTYSQTGRQAEQAYTPPPPRQHVSRPPPQTQTGPQVWYPPHPSSQAQEMHSGAGYKGSPSGSGGRVSQVPVSRRGMENNQAGLGSAQSPVYQPSKGAASTRPEEELDRLTKKLVYDMNHPPTEDYFGRCARCGDNVVGDGSGCIAMEQVFHVECFTCITCHARLRGQPFYALDKKSYCESCYISTLERCSKCCKPILDRILRAMGKAYHPRCFTCVVCNCCLDGVPFTVDATSQIHCIDDFHRKYAPRCSVCGEPIMPEPGQEETVRIVALDRSFHVHCYVCEECGLLLSSEGEGRGCYPLDGHILCKSCSARRIQDLSAKISTDC
- the trip6 gene encoding thyroid receptor-interacting protein 6 isoform X1, whose amino-acid sequence is MSGPTWLPPRTLDSPERAVPQMSHSAGSAIYRAPNKKGASEFRPKYSPFDQNGGAGGMTNRYMATGATAGGPIHHSSSDHYYSPPHGPNEDRTWSPHMDSYELMHRGPEQPAGYHSKIDADIDSLTSMLADLDSHPQDSSTQLYDNVPYNKYLSGDHYKPVHQSAGPPQGRPSMGYSAHPQSQYHPAPPYPSDHQAPQYSHQQDYYSSSPTPKPYPQPVPASYTTASTPTGPRFSVQVKTAQPVTYSQTGRQAEQAYTPPPPRQHVSRPPPQTQTGPQVWYPPHPSSQAQEMHSGAGYKGSPSGSGGRVSQVPVSRRGMENNQAGLGSAQSPVYQPSKQGAASTRPEEELDRLTKKLVYDMNHPPTEDYFGRCARCGDNVVGDGSGCIAMEQVFHVECFTCITCHARLRGQPFYALDKKSYCESCYISTLERCSKCCKPILDRILRAMGKAYHPRCFTCVVCNCCLDGVPFTVDATSQIHCIDDFHRKYAPRCSVCGEPIMPEPGQEETVRIVALDRSFHVHCYVCEECGLLLSSEGEGRGCYPLDGHILCKSCSARRIQDLSAKISTDC
- the LOC114848373 gene encoding uncharacterized protein LOC114848373, encoding MAFRFCFSVALFMSVRTKCDHIPEGSVLMECRDRYFMIAVDGSCIGNEPHFEAVDGTGAYPITRQYAARCGYAVDVVALLGHLELRASYFSCHTGNTDDKVFTFNFNLILTYEGKEVHYALNKTCSPSLPWSPREVTCEVDYMEVSVRTDVVCPSTTNRDWDAALQTVHASAASDWQVVFQTVGQKLMPMNLSEAHRRGYVFDLTEGRLVFRTPYRQPDSFITVMNDVPVEMVHATLFSRQRWVVLMVDMVAACSMHEGSFDERRYMVWKAPEFVHPLVLNLHSTKINAGVNGELVEEGVAEERGYTVETTDNTIQIIILYTAEGWYRKSFVVGDLFEFYVFNLYLEQIAVDEDQVETRLRYYRTLTSPLVLCSVFTIRRTDLEERMFSVYLGGVPRDVELVAVSFNGHTFTLPLTSTSISMIPSIHPNTTHGYTLKVAFDDPVVLHEFHKDSVMMHKLDVYFILATVPENECFYHVTSLIALTNVSPPVFDAFCSESGISFTLDHRPFNYLWAFSIGSDPLTSDLAARHGYVMSNDSQSLQLHVPLFTPGYKYKNVTLKGFLGIFKILVQDKETLEIQTSTVKMCPFNTTTELIVCSTDGRMVVVADLSLGDPSPGIPTRTSLRNKRCRPKEADDTRVLFSFPLHTCGSIIKLGKHSVTYENKIFFSKNLHAATSSSGSDADSVTVQCSYPLRGLQRLFSLHRFESDADGVGCIVHSARANEGLCSTGSAASMRSPSRALAFG
- the trip6 gene encoding thyroid receptor-interacting protein 6 isoform X2; translated protein: MSGPTWLPPRTLDSPERAVPQMSHSAGSAIYRAPNKKGASEFRPKYSPFDQNGGAGGMTNRYMATGATGGPIHHSSSDHYYSPPHGPNEDRTWSPHMDSYELMHRGPEQPAGYHSKIDADIDSLTSMLADLDSHPQDSSTQLYDNVPYNKYLSGDHYKPVHQSAGPPQGRPSMGYSAHPQSQYHPAPPYPSDHQAPQYSHQQDYYSSSPTPKPYPQPVPASYTTASTPTGPRFSVQVKTAQPVTYSQTGRQAEQAYTPPPPRQHVSRPPPQTQTGPQVWYPPHPSSQAQEMHSGAGYKGSPSGSGGRVSQVPVSRRGMENNQAGLGSAQSPVYQPSKQGAASTRPEEELDRLTKKLVYDMNHPPTEDYFGRCARCGDNVVGDGSGCIAMEQVFHVECFTCITCHARLRGQPFYALDKKSYCESCYISTLERCSKCCKPILDRILRAMGKAYHPRCFTCVVCNCCLDGVPFTVDATSQIHCIDDFHRKYAPRCSVCGEPIMPEPGQEETVRIVALDRSFHVHCYVCEECGLLLSSEGEGRGCYPLDGHILCKSCSARRIQDLSAKISTDC
- the sst5 gene encoding somatostatin-1A, which translates into the protein MLPSQVRLLLPLFCWALLGQVSSAPHTDLWPQALGADEARNKDLANLLLDSFVSELVAARGDRTLPELEEKEEVMRRHLSFSQRERKAGCRNFFWKTFTAC